TAATCCTGAAAGACAACTCAGGGGACTATTATCCAAGCCCCCACGATGGTGGTTATTAGTTTATTCCTATTGGGTTTCATATATGTATGGTGAATTTGAAGTATTGtgtattttcttttagaattatgttgtgtgttttcttttagaatatgttatgtgttttcttttggaataaaattatatttgtggaatttcaatttttttaggtcaaattgttcaaaaaaattaattatgaagttatttaaaaagattgaatgaagaaagttatccaataaataaaaaattagacttaaaccattcttaaacaatttaataaagttgcgaACTTAAAATCTGAGTTCGGTGGGttgggagagaaaaaaatttgagtccGGGCAAAATCCAAATAGTTATTTTTTGGAGAGTGAAAATTCGAGTTTAGCCCCAAATAGGTTGAAGAAGGCCTTAGATATCTTTACTAAATTTTTCTGATCCATTAACAAAACCCTAATGAAAAcatttatctttttccttACTTGAAGCCTCTTGTTCAActaattattttgtattatCTTGTTAatgttgaagatgaagaagagagtttggatcattgaaCAACCCGTCAATTTTCATGTGCAGCCCACTTGAAAGGAAAAACGAAGTGGGCCCTGCGTAGCAGACTAATGTTGACCCTCCTCCACCTCCCTACCACGTGACAATTGGAATGGGCAAATGACGGAGGCGTGGAAATCCTACTACCTCATTTTGGAAGCTCCTGATCcatttttgtagtagtgttatcaacatggttttaattttcaacATAATCTCCAATTTTAGGGAGTTGAGTATTTAGAACTTTATAGACCTTGTGTGTTTTAGACATGCAACATCATAGGCCGCTTTTCTAAAAACATGAGGAGTAAAGTTCATCACACCATGCCCTTAATAGcagaaaaaaacttatttgtaATGGGTATAGCACTGCTTTGCTATCTCCgaccaataacacaatgacgCATGAAAAAATTATCCTGTATGTCATTGCGTTCTTGGCCAAGAATAGCAAAAAGTGTTATTCATGTTGCATGAGAGTTTCTCTCCCTCAATAGGCATTGATATTCATGTTCTCCAAGAGCATGTCCATGAGGATAAAATCAGCCAAATCCCCCACCTaactctccctccctccctccttAAGCATGGGAAACAAATTAGTAATCTTCCAAAAAAGCGCCTCCTTTGACTTAACCTATTTTTCTTTGGACactcctttttccaattttttttttttcacttttctatCCTCCACATTgaaatttagaagaaaaatacaagAGCGAGCTTATCTTCATGAGTGTTGCTATTTTCACCCAATGTCCTATTTTCCCAGCcaccttatttttaaaattttaaagataaatttacccatttgtaaaatgacttatAAGGACTTAAGGAAAAAACCTCAACTCACATACCTTttgatgaaaagaaaaaaaaaagaaagaaagaagaaagcgTACAACTCATCAGTTGCTCACAACTCCTCAGTTGATCTTATGACTCCTCAGTGTTCAGAACTAaattctcaaataattttcttctctcttctgttcattcaatcaaattgtttctaaagaagaaaacattaaGAGAATGGATGACAAAGAGAACAACTCCATCGAAAAGGTATAACGAAATCAtagttaataaaaaaacatttatctagaatattttcagaagCTACAAGCAAGagaataaaaaactaaaagatccagaaaatcaaatatttaGACTAAAACATTTATTCAATGCGTCAATCATAATTTGATCCTCTACATTCACTACTAATGATTAGCAAAGGGAAATTGaggaattaataattaaagggtattttaggaataatggtgaGTGAAAAgataggattttgttttttcaaatttacatggtgAATGGGAAGATAAGGTGGGTGGGAAAATAAGACATGGgttggaaatagcagcactcatCTTCATTTATGATGAATATTATGAGGGCAAAAATGTAAAATCCTTGTACGTGTTTGGATAATTTCATTTGGATTTTTAGCATGGAAAATTTATGAGTTTCCAGCACTACGAACTAGATCATCACAAGTCATAAATATGAGATTGGTGTTGGCCGCACAACGATGTGTGGTTTCCTGTAATCGTTGATTTAGGATTTGTGCTAGCGTGATTCACTCCACATTTCCTGAATacataaattttcaaattcaaaaatatacaaaaatctTACTTTTTAAAGTTATCAGAGTAAGTGACTTGTTCATACATTATACTCTTCTACATAATTTAGGTAGAAAATAATGGACGtcgtttattttttatttttctataaataataataataataatatacgattattttgatgaaaataatGTACTAAAATTGGGAAAATAAAAGCTcgtcctttaaaaaaaaaaaaaaaagtaataaaaaaaaaaaccttgacTGTTCGCTATGATTTACTCACAGGTCGTCGCATAACTGTTAGGTACAACTAAGTTTACGTTCCAAATAGCAATATATGTTCTTGCTCACCATTGGTAGCATGCAGTCGTCAAACCATTTAAACCTTAAACTATAGCCTAATccaaattaacaaaataaaccTCAAATCGGAGATGGGATTTGATCGTGAGCATATTGTGATGCTTCCCATGATAGCTAAGGGTCATCTCATACCATTCTTGGCACTAGCAAAGCAAATCCAACAAAAAACAGGGTTCACCATCACCATTGCCACAACCCCACTCAACATTCAATACCTGGAAGCTACCATTTCCTcaacttcatcatcatcaaacaCTCAATCACACTCCAACAATTTTGACATCAACTTGGCTGAGCTTCCATTCTGCAGCTCAGACTTTGGCTTGCCCCAAGACACTGAGAGCACAGAGAATTTGTCTCTGAAACAAATTGGAGATCTTTGTGCTGCAACAGTGAATCTTGAAGTTCCTGCTCGCCGCCTAATCTTGGATATCATCGAAAAAGAAGGCCGCCCGCCACTTTGTATTATCTCAGATATGTTCTTTGGGTGGGCTACTAATCTTGCAAAGAGCTCAGGCACTGTGAATGTGACTTTCACAACATCCGGTGCTTATGGCAGTGCAGCCTTCATGTCCATTTGGCTTAACCTCCCACACCGATCCACAGCTTTATGCGATGGCTACTTCTTGCTGCCCGGGTTTCCAGATCAGTCTCGTTTTCATATCTCTCAGCTGCATCACTATATAAGAGCAGCAAATGGGACAGATTCTTGGTCAAAATTTTACCAGTCCCAGTTTTCGCTTTCTACCAAATCTTTTGGTTGGTTGTGTAATACTGCTGAGGAAATTGAGCCACTTGGATTGGAGATTTTGAGGCATTACTTTAGGCTTCCTGTTTGGTCCATTGGACCTCTTATTCCCAAAGATTCTCTCAAGAACTCATCCACTTCGGATTTAAGAGTTTCAAGGCAACCTGCTGAAAAATGCATGGAGTGGCTGGACTCACATGGTTCAGATTCTGTTGTTTATATTTCCTTTGGTTCTCAGAACACAATCAGTGAAACACAGATGATGGAATTGTCTATTGGGTTAGAAGAAAGTGGAAGGGCTTTTATTTGGGTCATTAGGCCTCCAGTTGGGTATGATATGAAGGGAGAATTCAGAGCTGAATGGTTGCCTCGAGGGTTCGAAGATCGAATGTGCAAAAGCAAGAAAGGCTTGTTGGTGCACAACTGGGCACCACAGTTGGAGATTTTGTCACACAAATCCACAGGGGCATTTGTAAGTCATTGTGGGTGGAATTCAGTGCTGGAGAGCCTAAGCCAGGGAGTTCCGATTATAGGGTGGCCCTTGGCAGCCGAGCAGGCGTTTAACTCGAAGATGCTGGTGGAGGAGATGGGTGTGAGTGTGGAGCTGACAAGGGGAGTGCAGAGTGTTATTGTTGGGAAGGAGGTGAAGAGATTGATAGATTTGGTAATGGACAAAAGTGGCGAAGGAGGAGAAATGAGGAAAAAAGCTGGTGCAATTAAGGCGCAGATAAGAGCAGCAATAAGAGAGGAAGCTGAATTCAAGGGATCTTCTGCGAAGTCAATGGATGATTTTCTTGAAACCATTCTATTAGCAAGACAAGAACATAAATCTAATATTGGTTAGATATCTTtactaaaattttcttttcccttgcTTCAAGCCTCTTGTTCAACTAATTGTGTTGCATTATCTTGTTATAAGGTTGAAGATGAACAACCCATCAATTTTCATATGCAGCCCACgtggaaggaaaagaaagcgGGCCTGCGTGGTCCTGGAG
The window above is part of the Prunus dulcis chromosome 1, ALMONDv2, whole genome shotgun sequence genome. Proteins encoded here:
- the LOC117614173 gene encoding UDP-glycosyltransferase 92A1-like isoform X2, giving the protein MGFDREHIVMLPMIAKGHLIPFLALAKQIQQKTGFTITIATTPLNIQYLEATISSTSSSSNTQSHSNNFDINLAELPFCSSDFGLPQDTESTENLSLKQIGDLCAATVNLEVPARRLILDIIEKEGRPPLCIISDMFFGWATNLAKSSGTVNVTFTTSGAYGSAAFMSIWLNLPHRSTALCDGYFLLPGFPDQSRFHISQLHHYIRAANGTDSWSKFYQSQFSLSTKSFGWLCNTAEEIEPLGLEILRHYFRLPVWSIGPLIPKDSLKNSSTSDLRVSRQPAEKCMEWLDSHGSDSVVYISFGSQNTISETQMMELSIGLEESGRAFIWVIRPPVGYDMKGEFRAEWLPRGFEDRMCKSKKGLLVHNWAPQLEILSHKSTGAFVSHCGWNSVLESLSQGVPIIGWPLAAEQAFNSKMLVEEMGVSVELTRGVQSVIVGKEVKRLIDLVMDKSGEGGEMRKKAGAIKAQIRAAIREEAEFKGSSAKSMDDFLETILLARQEHKSNIG
- the LOC117614173 gene encoding UDP-glycosyltransferase 92A1-like isoform X1; this encodes MGFDREHIVMLPMIAKGHLIPFLALAKQIQQKTGFTITIATTPLNIQYLEATISSTSSSSNTQSHSNNFDINLAELPFCSSDFGLPQDTESTENLSLKQIGDLCAATVNLEVPARRLILDIIEKEGRPPLCIISDMFFGWATNLAKSSGTVNVTFTTSGAYGSAAFMSIWLNLPHRSTALCDGYFLLPGFPDQSRFHISQLHHYIRAANGTDSWSKFYQSQFSLSTKSFGWLCNTAEEIEPLGLEILRHYFRLPVWSIGPLIPKDSLKNSSTSDLRVSRQPAEKCMEWLDSHGSDSVVYISFGSQNTISETQMMELSIGLEESGRAFIWVIRPPVGYDMKGEFRAEWLPRGFEDRMCKSKKGLLVHNWAPQLEILSHKSTGAFVSHCGWNSVLESLSQGVPIIGWPLAAEQAFNSKMLVEEMGVSVELTRGVQSVIVGKEVKRLIDLVMDKSGEGGEMRKKAGAIKAQIRAAIREEAEFKGSSAKSMDDFLETILLARQEHKSNIAHVEGKESGPAWSWSHIGTSL